The following are from one region of the Mesorhizobium sp. B4-1-4 genome:
- a CDS encoding XdhC family protein codes for MDPYALKTLNAERRARRAAILVTDLGDGRDRIVREGDQVAGELGTAIARAFRSGNSGSVEAEGRTIFLNAHLPQPRLVVIGAVHISQALAPMARIAGYPLEIIDPRTAFATPDRFPDVALHAEWPEDVLKRQPLDAYTALAAVTHDPKIDDFALKAALDANCFYVGALGSRKTHAKRVERLLALGASAEQVARIHAPIGLDIGAASPAEIAVAILAQTILAFRSRGLDASASRVQVDARPSAGAVA; via the coding sequence ATGGATCCCTACGCGCTGAAGACACTCAACGCCGAACGTCGCGCCCGCCGCGCGGCGATCCTCGTCACCGATCTCGGTGACGGCCGCGATCGTATCGTGCGTGAGGGCGATCAGGTTGCGGGCGAGCTCGGAACAGCAATCGCCAGGGCTTTCCGATCAGGCAACTCCGGTTCCGTCGAAGCGGAAGGACGGACCATCTTCCTCAATGCGCATCTGCCGCAGCCGCGCCTTGTGGTGATCGGCGCCGTCCATATCAGCCAGGCGCTGGCGCCGATGGCAAGGATCGCCGGCTATCCCCTCGAGATCATTGATCCGCGCACCGCTTTCGCCACGCCGGACCGTTTTCCCGATGTCGCCTTGCATGCCGAGTGGCCGGAAGATGTATTGAAGCGCCAGCCGCTCGACGCCTACACGGCGCTTGCCGCCGTCACCCATGATCCGAAGATCGACGATTTCGCGCTGAAAGCCGCGCTTGACGCCAACTGCTTCTATGTCGGGGCGCTCGGCAGCCGCAAGACGCACGCCAAGCGAGTCGAGCGCCTGCTGGCGCTTGGCGCGAGTGCCGAACAGGTCGCCCGCATCCACGCGCCGATCGGGCTCGATATCGGCGCCGCGAGCCCCGCCGAGATCGCGGTCGCCATTCTCGCGCAAACCATCTTAGCCTTCCGCTCGCGCGGCCTCGATGCCTCTGCATCGCGCGTCCAGGTGGACGCGCGGCCTTCTGCGGGCGCGGTGGCGTGA